The Halichoerus grypus chromosome 3, mHalGry1.hap1.1, whole genome shotgun sequence genome segment ACCCATAGCTACGTGCACTTTCTTAGTGTCCatcttccctctcttttatttctaccTGGCCAACCGTATGGCCATTTTTTTCTGCCCCATGCTGATAGGTGTGGACTTGGTAAGTCTGACATTGAAGCATAGCCATTCTAGATTGTAAATCCGCtacttccttttctaattttagtttttcctCCTGGCACTTACCACGATGTGGTCATTTGTCTATAGGCTGTTAACAAACACCATCCCCAGCGAGCTAGGAATGACACATCATCTATCCCAGTTAGAGTCCGCAGAGCGTCTGTGAGCAGTGGTGGCTTGGCTGACTTTATTTTACCTTCCCATTGTTCATACAGACTGACCTGCTTAGACCATTCTTTTGCCAGTGAGCAAAACTGCGGATCTTCCCACTCAGGAATATCagcatcgggggggggggggtttcctcTTCGAAACAGAAAAGGCATGTCGTGAATCCGGCTGACTACACCAGTTACGTTCTACATAAAAGATTGACGGCAGCCATACTCTCTgcttcaaaggggaaaaaacactCGATTGATACTATAAAAATCTACTAGAAAccgaaagaaggaaagggaagtctGTGCATAGATGAGGGCAGGAGTAAGCAGTAAGGGAGAACAAGAAAGGTACATCAACTCTTACAGCTCTTGGCATCCGGACCAGAAGGGCCCGTTCTGACCTGGAAGCCAGCTAATGTCCACTGACCAGGCTCCGAGGTCACTCATGCAGCAGGAGTCACACACACATCATTGTTTAGCCTGCCTGCGTTCGTGCAGGTCGGGGTGGAAGGTTCTGCgggacaaatcacagaaaccTCCATCCATATAATATGCAAAGGTAAAAATGTTTGTGCGTGCAGGAGATGAATACCCCATGTGCACATAAGTAACCTGGGGAAGGTTTTAATTGGAGATTATCACTGAGTGGTCAGCCTAGAATTTATATATAGAGAACTGAATGGATAAATGTTTCTGAGAAGTTCCTGTAACAATCTCATCTCTTTCCCAACAGCAGAAATATCACTCAGGAGAAGACCCTTTTGAACATATTGGGTATGATGAAGTTTTCACTCAGACCTACACATTGACTCAACATGTCTTAACTCACACTGGACAGAGACCCTATAAATGGAGTGAATGTGGGAAACATTTCAGTCATAGAAGCGACCTTTATAGACACCAGAAAACTTACATGGAAGCAAAACCTTATAAATGTAATCAATGTGAGAAATGCTTCCATAATAGAAGGAAGCTTTGCATacaccagagaattcacacaggagagaaaccctataaatgtgATGAATGTGGAAAAAACTTCAGTCGAAATTCCCACCTTCGTTCCCATAAAATAACTCACACAGGAGAGAATCCATTTGTTTGTAATCAGTGTGGGAGTCACTTCaggtatttttcatctttaactAGACATAAGCATATTCATTCTGGACAGAAGCCTTATGAATGTCATCTGTGTGGGAAAGCCTTTGTTCAAAGTTCTTACCTTAAACAACATGAGAGAAcacacactggagagaaaccatatAAATGTCTTCTATGTGGAAAAGCCTTTGTTACAAGCTCTAATCTTAGAGAACATGAGagaactcacactggagagaaaccgtatAAATGTCATCTATGTGGAAAAGCCTTtgttcaaagctcttgttttagACAACATGAGAGAAcacacactggagagaaaccatacAAATGTCATCTATGTGGAAAAGCCTTTATTACAAGCTCTTGTCTTAAAAAACATGAGagaactcacactggagagaaaccatatAAATGTCTTCTATGTGGAAAAGCCTTTGTTACAAGCTCTAATCTTAGAGAACACGAGAGAacccacactggagagaaaccatatAAATGTCCTCTATGT includes the following:
- the LOC118551618 gene encoding uncharacterized protein LOC118551618 isoform X1 translates to MESSLQEGSLWGHPSEEQSQEPLTILSALISSKEQESVTFKDVAIDLTQEEWTLMDRSQRKMYIDVMLENITHLVSVGCQFFQSDVISQWEQGGVLWREDRGLAQGWSPGLENSHKKEETISMQDIFKEDPSNYNTIQKYHSGEDPFEHIGYDEVFTQTYTLTQHVLTHTGQRPYKWSECGKHFSHRSDLYRHQKTYMEAKPYKCNQCEKCFHNRRKLCIHQRIHTGEKPYKCDECGKNFSRNSHLRSHKITHTGENPFVCNQCGSHFRYFSSLTRHKHIHSGQKPYECHLCGKAFVQSSYLKQHERTHTGEKPYKCLLCGKAFVTSSNLREHERTHTGEKPYKCHLCGKAFVQSSCFRQHERTHTGEKPYKCHLCGKAFITSSCLKKHERTHTGEKPYKCLLCGKAFVTSSNLREHERTHTGEKPYKCPLCEKAFVTSSNLREHERTHTGEKPYKCHLCGKAFVTSSCLREHERTHTGEKPYKCPLCGKGFVTSSCLRKHERTHTGEKPYKCPLCGKAFVTSSNLREHERTHTGENPYKCPLCGKAFVESSNLKELERTHTGENPYKCPLCGKAFVTSSCL